Proteins encoded within one genomic window of Calonectris borealis chromosome 1, bCalBor7.hap1.2, whole genome shotgun sequence:
- the CHD4 gene encoding chromodomain-helicase-DNA-binding protein 4 isoform X1 → MASGIGSPSPCSGGSDDDEMEILLNNAIPQHPEPEEEPEEELLSEAETPKIKKKKKPKKLKEPKVPKLSKRQKKELGDSSGEGNEFVEEEEEVLRSDSEGSDYTPGKKKKKKLGPKKEKKNKAKRKEEEEEEEEDDDSKEPKSSAQLLEDWGMEDIDHIFTEEDYRTLTNYKAFSQFVRPLIAAKNPKIAVSKMMMVLGAKWREFSTNNPFKGSSGASVAAAAAAAVAVVESMVTNVDAVLPQPPVDVPLRKAKTKEGKGPNARRKPKASPRIPDIKKPKTKKVAPLKIKLGGFGSKRKRSSSEDDDLDVESDFDDASINSYSVSDGSTSRSSRSRKKLKAGKKKKKGEEDSTVAVDGYETDHQDYCEVCQQGGEIILCDTCPRAYHMVCLDPDMEKAPEGKWSCPHCEKEGIQWEAKEDNSEGEEILEDVVGDAEEEDDHHMEFCRVCKDGGELLCCDACPSSYHIHCLNPPLPEIPNGEWLCPRCTCPALKGKVQKILIWKWGQPPVGPPPPRPPDADPNAPPPKPLEGRPERQFFVKWQGMSYWHCSWVSELQLELHCQVMFRNYQRKNDMDEPPSGDFGGEEEKSRKRKNKDPKYAEMEERFYRYGIKPEWMMIHRILNHSVDKKGNVHYLIKWRDLPYDQASWESEDVDIQDYDLYKQAYWNHRELMRGEEGRPGKKLKKVKMRKLERPPETPTVDPTVKYDRQPEYLDVTGGTLHPYQLEGLNWLRFSWAQGTDTILADEMGLGKTVQTAVFLYSLYKEGHSKGPFLVSAPLSTIINWEREFEMWAPDMYVVTYVGDKDSRAIIRENEFTFEDNAIRGGKKASRMKKEAAVKFHVLLTSYELITIDMAILGSIDWACLIVDEAHRLKNNQSKFFRVLNGYSLQHKLLLTGTPLQNNLEELFHLLNFLTPERFHNLEGFLEEFADIAKEDQIKKLHDMLGPHMLRRLKADVFKNMPSKTELIVRVELSPMQKKYYKYILTRNFEALNARGGGNQVSLLNVVMDLKKCCNHPYLFPVAAMEAPKMPNGMYDGSALIRASGKLLLLQKMLKNLKEGGHRVLIFSQMTKMLDLLEDFLEHEGYKYERIDGGITGNMRQEAIDRFNAPGAQQFCFLLSTRAGGLGINLATADTVIIYDSDWNPHNDIQAFSRAHRIGQNKKVMIYRFVTRASVEERITQVAKKKMMLTHLVVRPGLGSKTGSMSKQELDDILKFGTEELFKDEATEGGDNKEGEDSSVIHYDDKAIERLLDRNQDETEDTELQGMNEYLSSFKVAQYVVREEEMGEEEEVEREIIKQEESVDPDYWEKLLRHHYEQQQEDLARNLGKGKRIRKQVNYNDGSQEDRGSRAVFLSDWQDDQSDNQSDYSVASEEGDEDFDERSEAAFLSSAARRPSRKGLRNDKDKPLPPLLARVGGNIEVLGFNARQRKAFLNAIMRYGMPPQDAFTTQWLVRDLRGKSEKEFKAYVSLFMRHLCEPGADGAETFADGVPREGLSRQHVLTRIGVMSLIRKKVQEFEHVNGRWSMPELAEIEENKKLSQPSSPSPKTPTPSTPGDTQPNTPAPVPPPEEGIKVEEGASTKEQGESSEPEKELSASATETEVPMEQCAQPVETPPQEAKSPVNPTEADEKKVEEPEVKERPDEPMEVESKADVEKVEDRVPTENPPEPPIITLDEKDEKKDDDKRDVVMLQNGEMLKESVDERHKKAVKQRFMFNIADGGFTELHSLWQNEERAATVTKKTYEIWHRRHDYWLLAGIINHGYARWQDIQNDPRYAILNEPFKGEMNRGNFLEIKNKFLARRFKLLEQALVIEEQLRRAAYLNMSEDPSHPSMALNTRFAEVECLAESHQHLSKESMAGNKPANAVLHKVLKQLEELLSDMKADVTRLPATIARIPPVAVRLQMSERNILSRLANRSSEPPPPPPPQQVAQQQ, encoded by the exons ATGGCATCAGGCATTGGATCTCCGTCACCGTGCTCAGGGGGCAGCGACGATGATGAGATGGAGATCCTGTTGAACAATGCTATCCCCCAGCATCCAG agcctgaagaagagcCAGAAGAAGAGCTTCTGTCAGAGGCTGAGACACCCAAaatcaagaagaagaagaagcccAAGAAACTAAAGGAACCCAAAGTGCCCAAGCTCAGCAAGCGTCAGAAGAAGGAG ctggggGACAGCTCTGGTGAGGGAAATGAGTTtgtggaggaagaagaggaggttcTGCGCTCTGACAGTGAGGGCAGTGATTACActcctgggaagaagaaaaagaagaaattagggcccaagaaggaaaagaaaaacaaagccaagcgcaaggaggaggaggaagaagaggaagaagatgatgaCTCAAAG GAGCCAAAGTCATCTGCTCAGCTCCTGGAAGATTGGGGCATGGAGGATATTGATCATATCTTCACAGAGGAGGATTATCGCACTCTCACCAACTACAAAGCTTTCAGCCAGTTTGTCAG GCCACTTATTGCAGCCAAGAACCCTAAAATAGCAGTGTCGAAGATGATGATGGTACTGGGAGCCAAATGGAGGGAGTTCAGCACAAACAACCCTTTCAAGGGAAGTTCAGGTGCATctgtggcagctgctgcagctgcagctgttgCAGTAGTGGAGAGTATGGTGACAAATGTGGATGCTGTCCTGCCACAGCCCCCTGTAGATGTGCCACTCAGGAAAGCCAAGACAAAGGAGGGCAAAG GACCCAATGCCCGGAGGAAGCCAAAGGCCAGTCCTCGTATTCCTGATATCAAGAAACCTAAAACAAAGAAGGTGGCACCTTTGAAAATCAAACTGGGAGGATTTGGTTCCAAGCGTAAAAGATCATCA AGTGAAGATGATGATCTGGATGTGGAGTCAGACTTTGATGATGCCAGCATCAAcagctactctgtttcagatggATCTACAAGCCGTAGTAGCCGCAGTCGCAAAAAACTcaaagctgggaaaaagaaaaagaaag GTGAGGAGGACTCCACAGTGGCTGTGGATGGCTATGAGACTGATCACCAGGACTACTGTGAGGTGTGCCAGCAGGGGGGAGAAATTATACTGTGTGATACCTGCCCTCGTGCCTACCACATGGTTTGCCTGGACCCAGACATGGAGAAAGCCCCAGAGGGCAAATGGAGCTGCCCACACTGC GAAAAAGAGGGCATTCAATGGGAAGCAAAGGAGGATAACTCTGAAGGTGAGGAAATCCtggaggatgttgtgggggatgctgaggaagaggatgaccacCATATGGAGTTCTGTAGAGTCTGCAAGGATGGAGGAGAGCTGCTGTGCTGTGATGCCTGTCCTTCATCCTATCACATCCACTGTCTGAATCCCCCTTTGCCAGAGATTCCCAACGGAGAGTGGCTGTGTCCTCGCTGCACT TGCCCAGCTTTGAAAGGAAAGGTGCAGAAGATCTTGATCTGGAAATGGGGTCAGCCCCCGGTTGGCCCCCCACCACCACGACCACCTGATGCAGACCCTAATGCTCCTCCCCCTAAGCCTCTGGAGGGTCGGCCTGAAAGGCAGTTCTTCGTCAAGTGGCAGGGCATGTCCTACTGGCACTGCTCTTGGGTGTCAGAGTTGCAG CTGGAGCTGCACTGCCAGGTCATGTTTCGTAACTACCAACGCAAAAATGATATGGATGAGCCGCCCTCAGGGGACTTcggaggggaagaagagaaaagccGAAAGCGAAAAAACAAGGACCCCAAATATGCTGAGATGGAGGAGCGCTTCTATCGATACGGGATCAAGCCTGAGTGGATGATGATCCACAGAATCCTTAATCATAG TGTGGATAAGAAGGGGAATGTCCACTATTTGATTAAATGGAGAGACCTGCCCTATGACCAAGCATCCTGGGAAAGTGAAGATGTGGATATCCAAGATTATGACCTCTACAAGCAAGCCTACTGGAATCACAG GGAGCTGATGAGAGGTGAAGAGGGGAGGCCTGGTAAGAAGTTAAAGAAAGTGAAGATGCGGAAACTGGAAAGACCCCCTGAGACTCCCACAGTAGAT CCAACAGTGAAATATGACCGGCAACCGGAGTACCTCGATGTAACAGGGGGGACCTTGCATCCCTACCAACTGGAAGGACTGAACTGGCTGCGCTTCTCTTGGGCCCAGGGCACAGATACAATCTTGGCTGATGAAATGGGTCTGGGAAAGACTGTGCAGACAGCTGTGTTCCTATATTCCTTATACAAAGAG GGCCACTCAAAGGGTCCCTTCTTGGTGAGTGCCCCACTATCCACAATCATCAACTGGGAACGAGAATTTGAGATGTGGGCCCCAGATATGTATGTAGTGACCTACGTCGGGGACAAAGACAGCCGGGCCATCATCCGTGAGAATGAGTTCACTTTTGAGGATAATGCCATACGTGGAGGCAAAAAAGCATCCAGAATGAAG aaggAAGCTGCTGTGAAGTTTCACGTGCTTCTCACCTCCTACGAACTGATCACAATTGATATGGCCATACTAGGCTCTATTGACTGGGCCTGTCTCATTGTGGATGAAGCTCACAGACTGAAGAACAATCAGTCTAAG TTCTTCCGTGTGCTGAATGGTTACTCCCTCCAGCACAAGCTGCTGCTTACAGGAACTCCCCTGCAGAACAACCTGGAAGAACTGTTCCACCTGCTGAACTTCCTGACGCCAGAGAGATTCCA TAACTTGGAGGGCTTCCTAGAAGAGTTTGCAGATATTGCCAAGGAAGATCAGATCAAGAAGCTGCATGACATGCTGGGCCCACACATGCTGAGGCGTCTCAAAGCTGATGTTTTCAAGAATATGCCATCTAAGACGGAACTTATTGTCAGGGTGGAGTTGAGCCCCATGCAGAA gaaataTTATAAGTACATTTTGACAAGAAACTTTGAGGCACTGAATGCACGGGGTGGTGGTAACCAGGTCTCCTTGCTCAATGTTGTTATGGATCTGAAGAAGTGCTGTAACCACCCCTAcctcttccctgtggctgctATG gAAGCTCCAAAAATGCCAAATGGCATGTATGATGGTAGTGCTCTTATTCGAGCCTctggaaagctgctgctgctccagaagatGTTAAAGAACCTTAAGGAAGGAGGTCACAGGGTGCTTATATTCTCTCAG ATGACTAAAATGTTGGACCTTCTAGAAGACTTTTTGGAGCATGAAGGCTACAAATATGAGCGGATTGATGGAGGAATCACAGGGAACATGCGTCAGGAGGCTATTGATCGCTTCAATG CTCCTGGTGCTCAGcagttctgctttctgctttcaaCTCGAGCTGGGGGTCTTGGTATTAACTTGGCCACAGCAGATACTGTGATTATCTATGACTCAGACTGGAACCCCCACAATGATATCCAG GCCTTCAGTCGTGCACACAGAATTGGACAGAACAAGAAAGTGATGATATACCGCTTTGTGACAAGGGCCTCAGTGGAGGAGCGTATcactcaggtggccaagaagaaaATGATGTTAACTCATCTGGTAGTGAGACCAGGGTTGGGCTCCAAGACAGGCTCCATGTCCAAACAGGAACTTGATGACATTCTCAAATTTGGCACTGAAGAGCTCTTCAAGGATGAGGCTACTGAGGGGG GGGATAACAAAGAAGGTGAGGACAGCAGTGTCATCCACTATGATGACAAAGCAATTGAGCGTCTGTTGGATCGGAACCAGGATGAAACAGAAGATACAGAACTTCAGGGCATGAATGAGTATCTCAGCTCCTTCAAGGTGGCCCAGTATGTGGTTCGTGAAGAGGAGATGGGG gaggaagaggaggttgAACGGGAGATCATTAAGCAGGAGGAGTCAGTGGATCCTGATTACTGGGAGAAACTGCTGCGTCACCATTATGAACAGCAACAGGAGGATCTGGCCAGGAATCTGGGCAAGGGCAAACGTATTCgcaagcaagttaactacaatgaTGGCTCGCAGGAGGATAGAG GCTCAcgtgctgtttttctttcagactggCAGGATGACCAGTCAGATAATCAGTCAGACTATTCAGTTGCTTCTGAAGAAGGAGACGAGGACTTTGATGAGAGGTCTGAAG CTGCATTTCTCTCTTCAGCAGCTCGTCGGCCTAGCCGCAAAGGCCTGAGAAATGATAAGGATAAGCCTCTGCCTCCCTTGCTTGCCCGTGTGGGAGGGAACATTGAG GTCTTAGGTTTCAATGCCCGCCAGCGGAAAGCCTTCCTCAATGCTATCATGCGCTATGGAATGCCACCTCAGGATGCCTTCACCACTCAGTGGCTTGTTCGGGACCTCCGTGGCAAGTCAGAGAAAGAGTTCAA GGCCTATGTCTCGCTGTTCATGCGCCATTTATGTGAACCTGGAGCTGATGGTGCAGAGACCTTTGCAGATGGGGTCCCACGGGAAGGTCTTTCTCGACAGCATGTCCTTACTCGCATTGGGGTCATGTCACTTATACGCAAAAAG GTGCAGGAATTTGAGCATGTGAATGGCCGTTGGAGTATGCCAGAGCTAGCAGAGATAGAGGAGAACAAGAAACTTTCACAGCCAAGCTCACCCTCTCCCAAAACTCCAACTCCTTCGACGCCAGGGGATACACAGCCAAATACGCCTGCCCCTGTCCCTCCACCTG aagaaggaataaaagtAGAAGAAGGAGCCAGTACTAAGGAGCAAGGAGAGTCATCTGAACCAGAGAAAGAGCTCAGTGCCTCTGCTACTGAAACAGAGGTCCCTATGGAG CAGTGTGCCCAGCCTGTGGAGACACCGCCACAGGAAGCAAAATCCCCAGTGAACCCCAcagaagcagatgaaaaaaaagtagaggaaccagaggtgaaggaaagacCAGACGAGCCAATGGAAGTAGAAAGCAAAG CTGATGTGGAGAAAGTGGAAGACAGAGTGCCTACTGAGAATCCCCCTGAACCTCCTATAATCACTCTGGATGAGAAAG ATGAGAAAAAGGATGATGATAAGAGAGATGTGGTGATGCTGCAGAATGGAGAGATGCTGAAAGAGTCAGTAGATGAAAGGCACAAGAAGGCAGTAAAGCAGCGCTTCATGTTCAACATAGCAGACGGTGGCTTCACTG AACTACACTCCCTGTGGCAGAATGAAGAGCGGGCTGCAACTGTCACAAAGAAGACCTATGAGATCTGGCATCGGCGTCATGACTACTGGCTCCTTGCTGGGATTATCAA
- the CHD4 gene encoding chromodomain-helicase-DNA-binding protein 4 isoform X3, producing the protein MASGIGSPSPCSGGSDDDEMEILLNNAIPQHPEPEEEPEEELLSEAETPKIKKKKKPKKLKEPKVPKLSKRQKKELGDSSGEGNEFVEEEEEVLRSDSEGSDYTPGKKKKKKLGPKKEKKNKAKRKEEEEEEEEDDDSKEPKSSAQLLEDWGMEDIDHIFTEEDYRTLTNYKAFSQFVRPLIAAKNPKIAVSKMMMVLGAKWREFSTNNPFKGSSGASVAAAAAAAVAVVESMVTNVDAVLPQPPVDVPLRKAKTKEGKGPNARRKPKASPRIPDIKKPKTKKVAPLKIKLGGFGSKRKRSSSEDDDLDVESDFDDASINSYSVSDGSTSRSSRSRKKLKAGKKKKKGEEDSTVAVDGYETDHQDYCEVCQQGGEIILCDTCPRAYHMVCLDPDMEKAPEGKWSCPHCEKEGIQWEAKEDNSEGEEILEDVVGDAEEEDDHHMEFCRVCKDGGELLCCDACPSSYHIHCLNPPLPEIPNGEWLCPRCTCPALKGKVQKILIWKWGQPPVGPPPPRPPDADPNAPPPKPLEGRPERQFFVKWQGMSYWHCSWVSELQLELHCQVMFRNYQRKNDMDEPPSGDFGGEEEKSRKRKNKDPKYAEMEERFYRYGIKPEWMMIHRILNHSVDKKGNVHYLIKWRDLPYDQASWESEDVDIQDYDLYKQAYWNHRELMRGEEGRPGKKLKKVKMRKLERPPETPTVDPTVKYDRQPEYLDVTGGTLHPYQLEGLNWLRFSWAQGTDTILADEMGLGKTVQTAVFLYSLYKEGHSKGPFLVSAPLSTIINWEREFEMWAPDMYVVTYVGDKDSRAIIRENEFTFEDNAIRGGKKASRMKKEAAVKFHVLLTSYELITIDMAILGSIDWACLIVDEAHRLKNNQSKFFRVLNGYSLQHKLLLTGTPLQNNLEELFHLLNFLTPERFHNLEGFLEEFADIAKEDQIKKLHDMLGPHMLRRLKADVFKNMPSKTELIVRVELSPMQKKYYKYILTRNFEALNARGGGNQVSLLNVVMDLKKCCNHPYLFPVAAMEAPKMPNGMYDGSALIRASGKLLLLQKMLKNLKEGGHRVLIFSQMTKMLDLLEDFLEHEGYKYERIDGGITGNMRQEAIDRFNAPGAQQFCFLLSTRAGGLGINLATADTVIIYDSDWNPHNDIQAFSRAHRIGQNKKVMIYRFVTRASVEERITQVAKKKMMLTHLVVRPGLGSKTGSMSKQELDDILKFGTEELFKDEATEGGDNKEGEDSSVIHYDDKAIERLLDRNQDETEDTELQGMNEYLSSFKVAQYVVREEEMGEEEEVEREIIKQEESVDPDYWEKLLRHHYEQQQEDLARNLGKGKRIRKQVNYNDGSQEDRGSRAVFLSDWQDDQSDNQSDYSVASEEGDEDFDERSEAARRPSRKGLRNDKDKPLPPLLARVGGNIEVLGFNARQRKAFLNAIMRYGMPPQDAFTTQWLVRDLRGKSEKEFKAYVSLFMRHLCEPGADGAETFADGVPREGLSRQHVLTRIGVMSLIRKKVQEFEHVNGRWSMPELAEIEENKKLSQPSSPSPKTPTPSTPGDTQPNTPAPVPPPEEGIKVEEGASTKEQGESSEPEKELSASATETEVPMEQCAQPVETPPQEAKSPVNPTEADEKKVEEPEVKERPDEPMEVESKADVEKVEDRVPTENPPEPPIITLDEKDEKKDDDKRDVVMLQNGEMLKESVDERHKKAVKQRFMFNIADGGFTELHSLWQNEERAATVTKKTYEIWHRRHDYWLLAGIINHGYARWQDIQNDPRYAILNEPFKGEMNRGNFLEIKNKFLARRFKLLEQALVIEEQLRRAAYLNMSEDPSHPSMALNTRFAEVECLAESHQHLSKESMAGNKPANAVLHKVLKQLEELLSDMKADVTRLPATIARIPPVAVRLQMSERNILSRLANRSSEPPPPPPPQQVAQQQ; encoded by the exons ATGGCATCAGGCATTGGATCTCCGTCACCGTGCTCAGGGGGCAGCGACGATGATGAGATGGAGATCCTGTTGAACAATGCTATCCCCCAGCATCCAG agcctgaagaagagcCAGAAGAAGAGCTTCTGTCAGAGGCTGAGACACCCAAaatcaagaagaagaagaagcccAAGAAACTAAAGGAACCCAAAGTGCCCAAGCTCAGCAAGCGTCAGAAGAAGGAG ctggggGACAGCTCTGGTGAGGGAAATGAGTTtgtggaggaagaagaggaggttcTGCGCTCTGACAGTGAGGGCAGTGATTACActcctgggaagaagaaaaagaagaaattagggcccaagaaggaaaagaaaaacaaagccaagcgcaaggaggaggaggaagaagaggaagaagatgatgaCTCAAAG GAGCCAAAGTCATCTGCTCAGCTCCTGGAAGATTGGGGCATGGAGGATATTGATCATATCTTCACAGAGGAGGATTATCGCACTCTCACCAACTACAAAGCTTTCAGCCAGTTTGTCAG GCCACTTATTGCAGCCAAGAACCCTAAAATAGCAGTGTCGAAGATGATGATGGTACTGGGAGCCAAATGGAGGGAGTTCAGCACAAACAACCCTTTCAAGGGAAGTTCAGGTGCATctgtggcagctgctgcagctgcagctgttgCAGTAGTGGAGAGTATGGTGACAAATGTGGATGCTGTCCTGCCACAGCCCCCTGTAGATGTGCCACTCAGGAAAGCCAAGACAAAGGAGGGCAAAG GACCCAATGCCCGGAGGAAGCCAAAGGCCAGTCCTCGTATTCCTGATATCAAGAAACCTAAAACAAAGAAGGTGGCACCTTTGAAAATCAAACTGGGAGGATTTGGTTCCAAGCGTAAAAGATCATCA AGTGAAGATGATGATCTGGATGTGGAGTCAGACTTTGATGATGCCAGCATCAAcagctactctgtttcagatggATCTACAAGCCGTAGTAGCCGCAGTCGCAAAAAACTcaaagctgggaaaaagaaaaagaaag GTGAGGAGGACTCCACAGTGGCTGTGGATGGCTATGAGACTGATCACCAGGACTACTGTGAGGTGTGCCAGCAGGGGGGAGAAATTATACTGTGTGATACCTGCCCTCGTGCCTACCACATGGTTTGCCTGGACCCAGACATGGAGAAAGCCCCAGAGGGCAAATGGAGCTGCCCACACTGC GAAAAAGAGGGCATTCAATGGGAAGCAAAGGAGGATAACTCTGAAGGTGAGGAAATCCtggaggatgttgtgggggatgctgaggaagaggatgaccacCATATGGAGTTCTGTAGAGTCTGCAAGGATGGAGGAGAGCTGCTGTGCTGTGATGCCTGTCCTTCATCCTATCACATCCACTGTCTGAATCCCCCTTTGCCAGAGATTCCCAACGGAGAGTGGCTGTGTCCTCGCTGCACT TGCCCAGCTTTGAAAGGAAAGGTGCAGAAGATCTTGATCTGGAAATGGGGTCAGCCCCCGGTTGGCCCCCCACCACCACGACCACCTGATGCAGACCCTAATGCTCCTCCCCCTAAGCCTCTGGAGGGTCGGCCTGAAAGGCAGTTCTTCGTCAAGTGGCAGGGCATGTCCTACTGGCACTGCTCTTGGGTGTCAGAGTTGCAG CTGGAGCTGCACTGCCAGGTCATGTTTCGTAACTACCAACGCAAAAATGATATGGATGAGCCGCCCTCAGGGGACTTcggaggggaagaagagaaaagccGAAAGCGAAAAAACAAGGACCCCAAATATGCTGAGATGGAGGAGCGCTTCTATCGATACGGGATCAAGCCTGAGTGGATGATGATCCACAGAATCCTTAATCATAG TGTGGATAAGAAGGGGAATGTCCACTATTTGATTAAATGGAGAGACCTGCCCTATGACCAAGCATCCTGGGAAAGTGAAGATGTGGATATCCAAGATTATGACCTCTACAAGCAAGCCTACTGGAATCACAG GGAGCTGATGAGAGGTGAAGAGGGGAGGCCTGGTAAGAAGTTAAAGAAAGTGAAGATGCGGAAACTGGAAAGACCCCCTGAGACTCCCACAGTAGAT CCAACAGTGAAATATGACCGGCAACCGGAGTACCTCGATGTAACAGGGGGGACCTTGCATCCCTACCAACTGGAAGGACTGAACTGGCTGCGCTTCTCTTGGGCCCAGGGCACAGATACAATCTTGGCTGATGAAATGGGTCTGGGAAAGACTGTGCAGACAGCTGTGTTCCTATATTCCTTATACAAAGAG GGCCACTCAAAGGGTCCCTTCTTGGTGAGTGCCCCACTATCCACAATCATCAACTGGGAACGAGAATTTGAGATGTGGGCCCCAGATATGTATGTAGTGACCTACGTCGGGGACAAAGACAGCCGGGCCATCATCCGTGAGAATGAGTTCACTTTTGAGGATAATGCCATACGTGGAGGCAAAAAAGCATCCAGAATGAAG aaggAAGCTGCTGTGAAGTTTCACGTGCTTCTCACCTCCTACGAACTGATCACAATTGATATGGCCATACTAGGCTCTATTGACTGGGCCTGTCTCATTGTGGATGAAGCTCACAGACTGAAGAACAATCAGTCTAAG TTCTTCCGTGTGCTGAATGGTTACTCCCTCCAGCACAAGCTGCTGCTTACAGGAACTCCCCTGCAGAACAACCTGGAAGAACTGTTCCACCTGCTGAACTTCCTGACGCCAGAGAGATTCCA TAACTTGGAGGGCTTCCTAGAAGAGTTTGCAGATATTGCCAAGGAAGATCAGATCAAGAAGCTGCATGACATGCTGGGCCCACACATGCTGAGGCGTCTCAAAGCTGATGTTTTCAAGAATATGCCATCTAAGACGGAACTTATTGTCAGGGTGGAGTTGAGCCCCATGCAGAA gaaataTTATAAGTACATTTTGACAAGAAACTTTGAGGCACTGAATGCACGGGGTGGTGGTAACCAGGTCTCCTTGCTCAATGTTGTTATGGATCTGAAGAAGTGCTGTAACCACCCCTAcctcttccctgtggctgctATG gAAGCTCCAAAAATGCCAAATGGCATGTATGATGGTAGTGCTCTTATTCGAGCCTctggaaagctgctgctgctccagaagatGTTAAAGAACCTTAAGGAAGGAGGTCACAGGGTGCTTATATTCTCTCAG ATGACTAAAATGTTGGACCTTCTAGAAGACTTTTTGGAGCATGAAGGCTACAAATATGAGCGGATTGATGGAGGAATCACAGGGAACATGCGTCAGGAGGCTATTGATCGCTTCAATG CTCCTGGTGCTCAGcagttctgctttctgctttcaaCTCGAGCTGGGGGTCTTGGTATTAACTTGGCCACAGCAGATACTGTGATTATCTATGACTCAGACTGGAACCCCCACAATGATATCCAG GCCTTCAGTCGTGCACACAGAATTGGACAGAACAAGAAAGTGATGATATACCGCTTTGTGACAAGGGCCTCAGTGGAGGAGCGTATcactcaggtggccaagaagaaaATGATGTTAACTCATCTGGTAGTGAGACCAGGGTTGGGCTCCAAGACAGGCTCCATGTCCAAACAGGAACTTGATGACATTCTCAAATTTGGCACTGAAGAGCTCTTCAAGGATGAGGCTACTGAGGGGG GGGATAACAAAGAAGGTGAGGACAGCAGTGTCATCCACTATGATGACAAAGCAATTGAGCGTCTGTTGGATCGGAACCAGGATGAAACAGAAGATACAGAACTTCAGGGCATGAATGAGTATCTCAGCTCCTTCAAGGTGGCCCAGTATGTGGTTCGTGAAGAGGAGATGGGG gaggaagaggaggttgAACGGGAGATCATTAAGCAGGAGGAGTCAGTGGATCCTGATTACTGGGAGAAACTGCTGCGTCACCATTATGAACAGCAACAGGAGGATCTGGCCAGGAATCTGGGCAAGGGCAAACGTATTCgcaagcaagttaactacaatgaTGGCTCGCAGGAGGATAGAG GCTCAcgtgctgtttttctttcagactggCAGGATGACCAGTCAGATAATCAGTCAGACTATTCAGTTGCTTCTGAAGAAGGAGACGAGGACTTTGATGAGAGGTCTGAAG CAGCTCGTCGGCCTAGCCGCAAAGGCCTGAGAAATGATAAGGATAAGCCTCTGCCTCCCTTGCTTGCCCGTGTGGGAGGGAACATTGAG GTCTTAGGTTTCAATGCCCGCCAGCGGAAAGCCTTCCTCAATGCTATCATGCGCTATGGAATGCCACCTCAGGATGCCTTCACCACTCAGTGGCTTGTTCGGGACCTCCGTGGCAAGTCAGAGAAAGAGTTCAA GGCCTATGTCTCGCTGTTCATGCGCCATTTATGTGAACCTGGAGCTGATGGTGCAGAGACCTTTGCAGATGGGGTCCCACGGGAAGGTCTTTCTCGACAGCATGTCCTTACTCGCATTGGGGTCATGTCACTTATACGCAAAAAG GTGCAGGAATTTGAGCATGTGAATGGCCGTTGGAGTATGCCAGAGCTAGCAGAGATAGAGGAGAACAAGAAACTTTCACAGCCAAGCTCACCCTCTCCCAAAACTCCAACTCCTTCGACGCCAGGGGATACACAGCCAAATACGCCTGCCCCTGTCCCTCCACCTG aagaaggaataaaagtAGAAGAAGGAGCCAGTACTAAGGAGCAAGGAGAGTCATCTGAACCAGAGAAAGAGCTCAGTGCCTCTGCTACTGAAACAGAGGTCCCTATGGAG CAGTGTGCCCAGCCTGTGGAGACACCGCCACAGGAAGCAAAATCCCCAGTGAACCCCAcagaagcagatgaaaaaaaagtagaggaaccagaggtgaaggaaagacCAGACGAGCCAATGGAAGTAGAAAGCAAAG CTGATGTGGAGAAAGTGGAAGACAGAGTGCCTACTGAGAATCCCCCTGAACCTCCTATAATCACTCTGGATGAGAAAG ATGAGAAAAAGGATGATGATAAGAGAGATGTGGTGATGCTGCAGAATGGAGAGATGCTGAAAGAGTCAGTAGATGAAAGGCACAAGAAGGCAGTAAAGCAGCGCTTCATGTTCAACATAGCAGACGGTGGCTTCACTG AACTACACTCCCTGTGGCAGAATGAAGAGCGGGCTGCAACTGTCACAAAGAAGACCTATGAGATCTGGCATCGGCGTCATGACTACTGGCTCCTTGCTGGGATTATCAA